The genomic DNA CGGGAGGTAAGGGAGCAGGGGCGCTTGCACGGCGGTGTTGTGGGGGGGGAGGTGTTTTTCCGTTCACTTTACTTCGTCCGTTCACTATACGTTATTATATCCTTAATTCGTTCCGAAGTTTACCCCCGTGAGGTAAACTCTCTGCGTGAACCCTGAACGCCTCGCGGTCTCGGACCGTATCTCGCGCCTCATTCCCTACCAGCCGGGTAAGCCTATCGACGAAGTCAAGCGTGAGCTGGGCATTGTCGGCGATGTCATCAAGCTGGCCTCTAACGAGAACCCTCTCGGCCCCTCGCCCGCCGGAATCGCTGCACTCCAGACCGTCTTACCGACCCTTGCGCTCTACCCCGATGGTGCCTGCCACACGCTACGGCTTGCAGTGGCAAAGAAGCACGGAGTCTCCCCCGACTCCCTGATCTTTGGCAACGGCAGCGACGAGGTCATTCACCTGCTCGGCCTGACCTTCCTAGAGCCCGGCGATGAGATTATTGTCGGCGACCCCACCTTTGTGCTCTACGAAGCTGCCGCCACCCTCGCTGGTGCCACCACGGTGAAAGTACCACTCACCCCCGGCGACCTGCGCCACGATGCCGCCGCGATGGCCGCCGCCTGCACCGAGAAAACACGCCTGGTCTTTGTCGCCAACCCCCACAACCCCACGGGCTCGGTGATCTCCAAGGCCGATGTGGAGACGCTCCTCGCGGCCCTCCCTCCCCGCGCGTTTCTCGTGCTGGACGAGGCCTACGCCGAGTATGTCGAAGACGATCCGTCGCTCCCCCGCGCCCTCGACTACCTCGCGGCCGGTGCACCCGTGATCTGCCTGCGGACATTCTCCAAGCTCTATGGCCTGGCGGGCTTCCGGGTTGGCTACGCAGTCGCGGCCCCGGATGTGATCGCGCTGCTCAACCAGGGACGCTCGCCCTTTAATGTGAACCTTGCCG from Armatimonas rosea includes the following:
- the hisC gene encoding histidinol-phosphate transaminase encodes the protein MNPERLAVSDRISRLIPYQPGKPIDEVKRELGIVGDVIKLASNENPLGPSPAGIAALQTVLPTLALYPDGACHTLRLAVAKKHGVSPDSLIFGNGSDEVIHLLGLTFLEPGDEIIVGDPTFVLYEAAATLAGATTVKVPLTPGDLRHDAAAMAAACTEKTRLVFVANPHNPTGSVISKADVETLLAALPPRAFLVLDEAYAEYVEDDPSLPRALDYLAAGAPVICLRTFSKLYGLAGFRVGYAVAAPDVIALLNQGRSPFNVNLAGQVAATAALTDTEFIARSKQNNDEGIAQLIAGFQRLGLSWVPTRANFIVVDTGRPAKAMFDALLKQGIIVRAFPKDLPTHLRVTIGTPEQNARFLEALEACLS